From a single Candidatus Methylomirabilota bacterium genomic region:
- a CDS encoding ABC transporter substrate-binding protein: MNRRAFLSGLGALATAPSFAWAQPASRVYRIGYLGSEPVLAPTNPVQEVFWARLRELGYAEGRNLVVERRSTEGRNERYRALARELVNLKVDLIIAAGAPAAVAAKEATSTIPIVTVIVSDPVGARLIASLARPGGNVTGMSSAATDIPAKELELLKEVLPGLSRVAVLSNPTAPMHATFLKELEVAARTLRVRLQPIEVRTPKDIESAFAAITKERAEALILVDDPLMYQQRRRIADLAVRHRLPTVSFQRLYPEAGALMSYGASFADLFRRAATYVDKILKGAKPADLPVEQPTKFELVINLKTAKAFGLTIPQSLLQRADEVIQ; encoded by the coding sequence TGGAGCTCTGGCAACGGCGCCATCCTTTGCCTGGGCGCAACCGGCGTCGAGGGTCTACCGGATCGGCTATCTTGGGTCGGAACCGGTGCTGGCGCCAACCAATCCCGTCCAAGAGGTCTTCTGGGCTCGGCTGCGGGAACTTGGCTACGCCGAAGGTCGGAACCTGGTAGTCGAGCGCCGCTCCACAGAGGGCCGGAACGAGCGCTACCGCGCCCTCGCCAGAGAGCTCGTGAACCTCAAGGTGGATCTGATCATCGCGGCCGGCGCGCCCGCAGCAGTCGCGGCCAAGGAGGCGACGAGCACCATCCCCATCGTCACGGTGATCGTCTCCGATCCGGTCGGCGCTCGGCTGATCGCGAGCCTCGCACGACCCGGCGGCAACGTTACGGGCATGTCGTCCGCGGCGACGGACATCCCCGCCAAGGAGCTCGAGCTGCTCAAAGAGGTTTTGCCCGGCCTCTCCCGCGTCGCGGTGCTCTCGAACCCAACCGCCCCGATGCACGCGACATTCCTCAAGGAGCTGGAGGTCGCAGCGCGGACCCTGCGCGTCCGCCTCCAACCGATCGAGGTCAGAACCCCCAAGGACATCGAGAGCGCCTTCGCCGCGATAACAAAGGAGCGTGCCGAGGCGCTGATCCTGGTGGACGACCCGCTTATGTACCAGCAGCGCCGACGCATCGCCGACCTGGCGGTGCGGCACCGGCTACCGACCGTCTCCTTCCAGCGGTTGTACCCCGAGGCCGGGGCGCTCATGTCCTACGGCGCGAGCTTTGCCGATCTGTTCCGGCGCGCCGCCACCTACGTGGACAAGATCCTCAAGGGCGCCAAACCGGCGGACCTGCCCGTCGAGCAGCCCACCAAGTTCGAGCTGGTCATCAACCTCAAGACCGCCAAGGCATTTGGCCTGACGATCCCGCAATCGCTGCTGCAGCGGGCAGACGAAGTGATCCAGTGA
- a CDS encoding ABC transporter substrate-binding protein yields MRVPLLALLAVLLLAAPLAAEAQSQAPIPRIGMLSSFSPSDAAPWYQAFLQGFRDLGWIEGQNVSIVYRYAEGNTDRLPGLVAELVQLKVDIIVTSVTPDTLVAKNATRTIPIVMASAGDPVATGLVESLARPGGNVTGLAQMVLQLAAKRLELLKEMVPKLSRVGVIWNPEDLVAAQMWKDIQLPARQLGLQLHSLEVRSLQDFDKAFERATSARVGALLITPSPLFVTNEQRIADFALKRRLPSIFHLKGFVERGGLAAYGPDRSDLFRRAATYVDKILKGAKPATLPVQQPTKFELVINLKTARAIGLTIPQSLLLRADEVIQ; encoded by the coding sequence GTGAGGGTGCCGCTGCTCGCGCTCCTCGCCGTCTTACTGCTCGCCGCGCCGCTCGCGGCCGAGGCACAATCGCAGGCGCCAATCCCTCGGATAGGCATGCTCTCGTCTTTCTCTCCTTCGGACGCAGCGCCCTGGTACCAGGCGTTCCTGCAGGGTTTCCGCGATCTCGGATGGATCGAAGGGCAGAATGTGAGCATTGTTTATCGGTATGCGGAGGGAAACACTGATCGTCTTCCGGGTCTCGTAGCCGAACTCGTCCAGCTCAAGGTCGACATCATCGTGACGTCCGTCACCCCCGATACGCTTGTTGCCAAGAACGCCACGCGGACAATCCCCATTGTCATGGCGTCGGCGGGTGACCCGGTCGCAACCGGGCTCGTCGAGAGCCTGGCGCGGCCCGGCGGCAACGTCACGGGATTGGCGCAAATGGTCCTACAGCTCGCGGCAAAGCGGCTCGAGTTGCTCAAGGAAATGGTGCCCAAGCTCTCTCGGGTAGGGGTGATCTGGAACCCGGAGGACCTGGTCGCCGCACAAATGTGGAAAGACATCCAGCTACCAGCGCGGCAGCTCGGACTCCAGCTCCACTCCCTGGAGGTGCGGAGCTTGCAAGACTTCGACAAGGCATTCGAGCGGGCGACGAGTGCCCGTGTCGGCGCCCTTCTCATCACGCCGTCGCCTTTGTTCGTCACGAATGAGCAACGGATCGCCGATTTCGCCCTAAAGCGCCGCCTGCCGTCGATATTTCATCTGAAGGGATTCGTGGAGCGTGGCGGCCTCGCGGCCTATGGGCCGGACCGCTCTGACTTGTTCCGGCGCGCCGCCACCTACGTCGATAAGATCCTCAAGGGCGCCAAGCCCGCCACGTTGCCGGTGCAGCAGCCGACAAAGTTTGAGCTGGTGATCAACCTCAAGACCGCGAGGGCGATCGGGCTGACAATCCCGCAATCGCTGCTGCTGCGGGCAGATGAGGTCATTCAGTGA
- a CDS encoding ABC transporter substrate-binding protein, whose product MERRTFISGISFALLAVPLAAEAQAQARIAFLCVDSCSNLPNTNNAWDRAFLNGLEQAGYVLGPKLFLDMVGVGVGYDRLPEAATRLVRRKADVIVAFGSFAAGTAKRATKTVPIVMVNVADPVEEGLIASLGRPGGNVTGLATPFAQLDAKQLEFLKEVHPRLTRVAVLWNPAIGLHKQRLARLAVAARSLGVEVYPVEAATAQDLKKAFALIAQGRADGLLLFEHLMGVLGSGEISQFALQRRLPTVASDRRFLSAGGLMSYGPSLPGLYERAAVYVGKLLKGVKPSELPVEEPTRYELVVSQVTAKALGLTIPQSVLLRADEVIQ is encoded by the coding sequence ATGGAGCGCCGGACCTTCATCTCCGGGATCAGCTTCGCCCTTCTCGCCGTGCCGCTCGCGGCCGAGGCGCAGGCGCAGGCGAGAATTGCCTTCTTGTGCGTGGACTCCTGCTCGAATCTTCCCAACACCAACAACGCCTGGGACCGAGCCTTCCTGAATGGGCTCGAGCAGGCCGGTTACGTGCTGGGCCCGAAACTCTTCCTCGACATGGTGGGTGTGGGCGTCGGCTACGATCGCCTCCCCGAGGCGGCGACGCGGCTCGTTCGTCGCAAGGCGGACGTGATCGTCGCGTTCGGGAGCTTCGCGGCTGGGACGGCCAAGCGCGCCACGAAAACCGTCCCCATCGTCATGGTGAATGTCGCGGATCCCGTGGAAGAGGGGCTGATCGCTAGTCTTGGCCGCCCTGGTGGAAACGTGACGGGGCTGGCCACCCCGTTCGCGCAGCTCGACGCCAAGCAACTCGAGTTTCTCAAGGAAGTCCATCCGCGTTTGACACGTGTCGCAGTGCTCTGGAACCCGGCGATCGGGCTGCACAAGCAACGACTTGCACGGCTTGCGGTCGCCGCCCGCTCTCTTGGCGTTGAGGTCTATCCAGTGGAAGCCGCCACTGCACAAGATCTCAAAAAGGCGTTCGCACTGATCGCTCAAGGGCGGGCTGACGGGCTGCTTCTGTTCGAGCATCTGATGGGGGTACTCGGTTCGGGAGAGATCTCGCAGTTCGCCCTGCAGCGGCGACTCCCGACCGTGGCTTCGGATCGTCGATTCTTGTCGGCCGGCGGCCTGATGTCCTACGGCCCCTCCCTTCCGGGTCTGTACGAACGCGCTGCGGTCTACGTGGGGAAACTCCTGAAGGGCGTTAAACCGAGCGAACTGCCGGTGGAGGAGCCGACGCGCTACGAGCTGGTTGTGAGTCAAGTCACCGCCAAGGCGCTGGGGCTCACCATTCCGCAGTCGGTCCTGCTCCGGGCGGACGAGGTGATCCAGTGA
- a CDS encoding acyl-CoA dehydrogenase family protein, protein MSQQLFTEEHGMLRKSVRAFVEKEVAPHVDDWEEAGRIPKGFWRRLGELGFLGLEIPVEYGGAGGDFLSSVVLGEEMARCRSGGVAFSVLVHTDMSSPWLTRFGNDPQKRKYLPGIISGETVCALGITEPGTGSDMANLSTRAVRNGDHYLVTGSKIFITNGVYGDLYFVAARTGVGTPERRYDGISMFLVERGLPGFTVSRKLDKMGMRASDTAELAFHDCPVPAENLLGVEGRGFQQLAAGLQRERIMAAVLALSGAAQALDDTMAYLRERQAFGEPLSRKQALRHRIAEMGTEIEAARQLLYHAAARYDAGEECISEVSMAKLFATEVANRVAYQAVQLHGGYGYMSEFPVERFFRDVRLWTIASGTSEIMKEIIAKRLLA, encoded by the coding sequence GTGAGCCAGCAACTGTTCACCGAGGAACACGGGATGCTGCGGAAGAGCGTGCGGGCCTTCGTGGAGAAGGAGGTCGCGCCGCATGTTGACGACTGGGAGGAGGCGGGGCGGATCCCGAAGGGCTTCTGGCGGCGGCTGGGGGAGCTGGGATTCCTTGGGCTGGAGATCCCGGTGGAGTACGGCGGGGCGGGTGGGGATTTCCTGTCGAGCGTGGTGCTGGGCGAGGAGATGGCGCGCTGCCGGTCTGGCGGCGTGGCCTTCAGCGTGCTGGTGCACACGGACATGTCCTCGCCCTGGCTTACCCGCTTCGGTAACGATCCGCAGAAGCGGAAGTACCTGCCGGGGATCATCAGCGGGGAAACCGTGTGCGCGCTGGGGATCACGGAGCCGGGCACGGGCTCCGACATGGCGAACCTCTCCACGCGCGCGGTGCGAAACGGCGACCACTACCTCGTCACGGGCAGCAAGATCTTCATCACGAACGGCGTCTACGGCGACCTCTACTTCGTCGCGGCGCGGACGGGGGTGGGCACGCCCGAGCGGCGCTACGACGGCATCTCCATGTTCCTCGTCGAGCGCGGGCTGCCCGGCTTTACGGTGAGCCGCAAGCTGGACAAGATGGGCATGCGCGCCTCCGACACCGCGGAGCTGGCTTTCCACGACTGCCCCGTGCCGGCGGAGAACCTGCTGGGCGTCGAGGGGCGCGGCTTCCAGCAGCTCGCCGCGGGCCTTCAGCGCGAGCGCATCATGGCGGCGGTGCTGGCGCTCTCGGGCGCGGCGCAAGCGCTGGACGACACCATGGCCTATCTGCGTGAGCGTCAGGCCTTCGGCGAGCCGTTGAGTCGAAAGCAGGCGCTCCGGCACAGGATCGCCGAGATGGGCACCGAGATCGAGGCCGCGCGCCAGCTCCTCTACCACGCGGCCGCGCGCTACGATGCGGGCGAGGAGTGCATCAGCGAGGTCTCAATGGCCAAGCTCTTCGCGACGGAGGTCGCCAACCGCGTCGCGTACCAGGCGGTGCAACTACACGGGGGTTATGGCTACATGAGCGAGTTCCCCGTTGAGCGCTTCTTCCGCGATGTGCGGCTCTGGACCATCGCGTCGGGCACGTCGGAGATCATGAAAGAGATCATCGCCAAGCGGCTGCTGGCGTGA
- a CDS encoding methionine synthase, whose protein sequence is MAAKLPLLYTHVMGSHGFPGWFWTALDKIKAEEYGQTDVRETFDDATQLAIRDQERAGIDVICDGEMRRFFFVQSFYGKMEGLEVLEPLRKTGLYAYDSVPRYRPTRKITVPKGLGTVDEFNYLKTQTDKPVKATCPGPVTLSIHVQTRPGDAYNNDRLALCWDLVPAVNAELKALAAAGADWIQVDEPSAAIVPGQAPEYVKMFNACVEGVKAKIGYHVCFGNLLSRPRGKRSYRWMFPALLETKCQQFVFEYANREMAEIEMWKEVGVDRDIACGVVDVKSFYMETPEDIAERVRLCLKYIPAERLSLIPDCGFFPVPRWVAFEKLKRLAAGAQLARKQLNG, encoded by the coding sequence ATGGCCGCGAAACTCCCGCTGCTGTACACCCACGTGATGGGCAGCCACGGCTTCCCCGGCTGGTTCTGGACCGCGCTCGACAAGATCAAGGCGGAAGAGTACGGGCAGACCGACGTCAGGGAGACCTTCGACGACGCGACTCAGCTCGCGATCCGCGACCAGGAGCGCGCCGGCATCGACGTGATCTGCGACGGTGAGATGCGCCGCTTCTTCTTCGTCCAGAGCTTCTACGGCAAGATGGAAGGGCTGGAAGTTTTGGAGCCGCTCAGGAAGACAGGGCTCTACGCCTACGACAGCGTGCCGCGCTACCGGCCGACGCGGAAAATCACGGTGCCCAAGGGCCTGGGCACGGTGGACGAGTTCAACTACCTCAAGACCCAGACCGACAAGCCGGTCAAGGCGACGTGCCCCGGCCCCGTGACGCTATCCATCCACGTCCAGACGCGCCCTGGCGACGCCTACAACAACGACCGCCTCGCGCTCTGCTGGGACCTGGTGCCGGCGGTCAACGCCGAGTTGAAGGCGCTGGCGGCGGCCGGCGCGGACTGGATCCAGGTGGATGAGCCGTCGGCCGCCATCGTGCCCGGCCAGGCGCCCGAGTACGTGAAGATGTTCAATGCCTGCGTCGAGGGCGTGAAGGCGAAGATCGGCTACCACGTCTGCTTCGGCAACCTCCTCTCGCGCCCGCGAGGCAAGCGGAGCTACCGCTGGATGTTCCCCGCGCTCCTCGAGACCAAGTGCCAGCAGTTCGTCTTCGAGTACGCCAACCGCGAGATGGCCGAGATCGAGATGTGGAAAGAGGTCGGCGTGGACCGGGACATCGCCTGCGGCGTGGTTGACGTGAAGTCCTTTTACATGGAGACTCCGGAAGACATAGCGGAGCGGGTCCGCCTCTGCCTCAAGTACATCCCGGCCGAGCGGCTGTCGTTGATTCCCGACTGCGGATTCTTCCCCGTGCCGCGGTGGGTGGCGTTCGAGAAGCTCAAGCGGCTGGCGGCCGGGGCCCAGTTGGCGCGCAAGCAGTTGAACGGGTGA
- a CDS encoding AbrB/MazE/SpoVT family DNA-binding domain-containing protein encodes MRVQIQRRGNSLALCIPKGLAKKAAVREGMVVVLTLTDGRLIVEPDVKGRVTLRRLLRKVSKHNLHDEVDFGSAPEREVRRDS; translated from the coding sequence ATGCGGGTCCAGATCCAGAGGCGGGGGAACAGCCTGGCGCTTTGCATACCCAAGGGCCTGGCCAAGAAAGCAGCCGTGAGGGAAGGCATGGTTGTCGTCCTGACTCTGACGGACGGGAGACTGATCGTCGAGCCCGACGTGAAGGGCCGGGTGACGCTCAGGCGACTCCTCCGAAAGGTCAGCAAGCACAACCTCCACGATGAGGTCGATTTCGGTAGTGCGCCTGAGCGCGAGGTAAGACGCGATTCCTAA